The following are encoded together in the Salvelinus alpinus chromosome 29, SLU_Salpinus.1, whole genome shotgun sequence genome:
- the LOC139558703 gene encoding cell adhesion molecule CEACAM20-like, giving the protein MDLFNLRSLVILLSAVGCCNGQSVLPAGPLEGVQGKNVTFKTIIIPTDVANFITVSWNFNGGSGVVPVVTYAPKGETVGAGYAGRVSLNSSTGVLKLGSLTAKDGGDYAVTMVTNAAVQRTGATLLRVLEPVSDVTITSNLNEAVEFNSTVVLTCSAKGSSLTYKWLNGTTPLVTDGKHVTLSANSTVLTVAGVFRKDLVGPIYCTAFNNLESENSAPFNLTVTYGPENIAMTVTPTDEVQKKGSNITLTCSAQSSPAAVLQWIHNGVPLNVMSPKLVLDNIAVAQSGNYSCMASNAKTLRYLESTTAEFTVVEAISGAKITGPNGTLVAGNSTANLSCQATAGTADARVWLKNGAALSPSNRVVFSADKSSVTIKPVQKEDSGEYQCKLTNAVSTDSAGLKIVISFGPETVSVKGVSSVKVTEPVILKCAAVSLPAATYTWKFNGTLIGVMTSEYIIEAAVDTNSGIYTCEASNAVTGLSTSVAHKLSVKEEGTLDEGLTGGQIAGIVIGVLIALVLLIVGVRYMRRKKPPIESPY; this is encoded by the exons ATGGATTTGTTTAATTTGAGGTCGCTTGTCATTTTGCTGTCAGCTGTTG GATGCTGCAACGGACAGAGCGTACTGCCAGCCGGCCCCTTGGAGGGAGTACAGGGAAAGAACGTCACGTTCAAAACCATTATCATCCCCACAGATGTAGCCAACTTTATCACAGTATCTTGGAATTTCAACGGTGGTAGTGGAGTTGTACCTGTTGTCACTTATGCGCCCAAAGGAGAGACAGTTGGCGCTGGTTACGCAGGAAGAGTATCACTGAATTCATCCACCGGCGTATTAAAGCTGGGATCCTTGACGGCAAAGGATGGCGGAGACTATGCAGTGACTATGGTCACTAATGCTGCAGTACAGCGCACAGGAGCAACGTTGCTCAGAGTTCTAG AACCGGTCTCCGACGTGACCATCACGTCCAACCTGAACGAAGCGGTCGAGTTCAACAGCACTGTGGTCTTGACCTGTTCGGCCAAAGGCTCCTCTCTCACGTACAAGTGGCTCAACGGCACCACCCCGCTGGTCACCGACGGGAAGCATGTGACCTTGAGTGCAAACTCCACAGTGCTGACCGTGGCTGGAGTGTTCAGGAAGGATCTGGTCGGACCCATCTACTGCACGGCCTTCAACAATCTAGAGAGCGAGAACAGTGCCCCCTTCAACCTCACTGTCACCT ATGGGCCAGAAAACATCGCCATGACAGTCACCCCCACCGATGAGGTCCAAAAGAAGGGTTCCAACATTACATTGACCTGCTCAGCCCAGTCTAGCCCTGCGGCTGTGCTTCAGTGGATCCACAATGGAGTCCCGCTCAATGTGATGAGCCCCAAGCTGGTACTGGACAACATTGCCGTGGCACAGAGTGGAAACTACTCCTGCATGGCCAGCAACGCCAAAACCTTGCGATACCTGGAATCCACCACAGCCGAGTTCACTGTAGTAG AGGCCATATCCGGCGCTAAGATCACAGGCCCCAATGGAACGCTTGTTGCAGGTAACAGCACGGCCAACCTGAGCTGCCAGGCAACCGCCGGCACCGCCGACGCCCGAGTGTGGCTGAAGAATGGCGCGGCCCTGTCTCCTAGCAACAGGGTCGTGTTCTCGGCAGACAAGAGCTCGGTCACGATCAAGCCAGTGCAGAAGGAGGACAGTGGGGAGTACCAGTGCAAGCTGACCAATGCTGTGAGCACAGACTCTGCCGGCCTCAAGATAGTGATCAGCT TTGGTCCTGAGACTGTGTCCGTGAAGGGGGTAAGTTCCGTAAAGGTGACAGAGCCTGTCATACTGAAGTGTGCCGCggtctctctccctgctgccACCTACACCTGGAAGTTCAATGGGACGCTGATCGGCGTGATGACATCCGAGTACATCATCGAAGCCGCTGTGGACACGAACAGTGGAATTTACACCTGTGAAGCCAGCAACGCCGTCACCGGGCTGAGCACCTCCGTTGCCCACAAGCTGTCCGTCAAAG AGGAGGGAACACTGGATGAAGGTCTGACTGGCGGGCAGATCGCTGGGATCGTCATCGGCGTGCTTATCGCCCTAGTGCTCCTCATCGTAGGAGTCCGCTACATGAGACGGAAAAAACCACC